CCTCGATCTTCTGCACGATCGGGGAGTGGACGGGGAAGGTGCGCTCGACACCCACGCCGAAGCTGACCTTGCGCACGGTGAACGTCTCGCGCACACCGTCGCCCTGGCGACGGATGACCGCCCCCTGGAAGACCTGGACCCGCTCGCGGGTGCCCTCGACCACGCGGACGTGGACCTTCAGGGTGTCGCCGGGCGCGAAGTCGGGGATGTCGTCGCGGAGGCTCTGGAGATCGACGAGGTCGGTGGCGTTCATCGCAGCGTTTCCTGGCGTGCAAGCCGATCGGCCCGGGTGGCTCGAACGGACGTCGTGGCGGACCCCAGCAAGTGGATCCGAGGGACCCTGAAGGATAGGCCGCTCGTCCGAGAAGCAGCAAAGCCGCCGGTCGCAGCGGGCCCGCTGCCGGCCCGGTGCCCGCTCACGGCTCGCCCGGCGAGGCCTCGGACTCGTGGCGGAACCACTCGAGCAGGGCGGCCTCGTCGTCGGTGAGGCCGCCGCGGGCCGCGATGAGGTCGGGTCGGTGCTCGAGGGTCCGCGCCAGCGAGGCGGCCCGACGCCAGCGGGCGACCCTGGCGTGATCGCCCGAGCGCAGCACGGCGGGGACCCCCAGATCACGGAAGACGGCGGGCTTGGTGAACTGCGGATACTCGAGCAAGCCGTCGCTGAACGACTCGTCGCCCCCGGAGGCAGCGTTGCCCATGACCCCGGGCACCAGCCGGCCGACCGCCTCGAGCACCACCATGGCCGCCACCTCGCCGCCCCCGAGGACGTAGTCGCCGATGGACAGCTCGCCGTCGCAGAGGTGGGTGCGCACCCGGTCGTCGACGCCCTCGTAGCGGCCGCACAGCAGCGAGAACCCGCCCGAGGCCGCCAGCTCCGCCGCGAGGGGCTGGTCGAGACGTCGGCCCCCGGGGCCGAGGAGGAACAGGGGCCGGGGCGGGTCGACGGCTTCGACCGAGGCGAAGATCGGCTCGGGGCGCAGCACCATGCCGGCCCCACCCCCGAACGGGGTGTCGTCGACGGTGCGGTGCACGTCGGTCGTGTGCTCGCGCAGGTCGTGGGTGCGCACGTCGAGCAGCCCCCGCGCCCGGGCCCGGCCGAGCAGGCTCTCGGCCGCGAAGGCCTCGACCATCTCGGGGAAGATCGTGAACACGTCGACCCGGCAGGCGTCGGCCATCGACAGGGTCCTAGCCGTCGAGGAGGTCGAAGAGCCCGGCCGGCACGTCGACGACGACGCGACCGGCAGGCGTGTGCTCGACCACGAAGGTCAGCGGCACCAGGGCCCCCG
The window above is part of the Rhabdothermincola salaria genome. Proteins encoded here:
- the trmD gene encoding tRNA (guanosine(37)-N1)-methyltransferase TrmD, encoding MADACRVDVFTIFPEMVEAFAAESLLGRARARGLLDVRTHDLREHTTDVHRTVDDTPFGGGAGMVLRPEPIFASVEAVDPPRPLFLLGPGGRRLDQPLAAELAASGGFSLLCGRYEGVDDRVRTHLCDGELSIGDYVLGGGEVAAMVVLEAVGRLVPGVMGNAASGGDESFSDGLLEYPQFTKPAVFRDLGVPAVLRSGDHARVARWRRAASLARTLEHRPDLIAARGGLTDDEAALLEWFRHESEASPGEP
- the rplS gene encoding 50S ribosomal protein L19 — protein: MNATDLVDLQSLRDDIPDFAPGDTLKVHVRVVEGTRERVQVFQGAVIRRQGDGVRETFTVRKVSFGVGVERTFPVHSPIVQKIEVVSRGDVRRAKLYYLRDRVGKAAKIKEKRD